A genomic segment from Ptychodera flava strain L36383 chromosome 8, AS_Pfla_20210202, whole genome shotgun sequence encodes:
- the LOC139139009 gene encoding coiled-coil domain-containing protein 24-like, with amino-acid sequence MVMTEPLPYDLQAFEPPPSLWKLVQENVAQEERGEIREILGDSLVEQSLELHTEVELLLEIWRDYREETNGLIPRRRTLPEPPQVRQSLVNHIKILVGSIKEKAKEEGRPSDSIFTDSNSEVLAYVMQEKVRKGTSSPSNMKRPSTATSSRDGRETPLMTPSSDGDMLSLSSTISDQVDSVKEQLNILKIDEVVQQLRLTLEDEIQTLLRDIAFLQDCLEEESDFRAKSVMSVHREPTLSDLKEERAKLQRVGESSLPTTPPGKRSLPTVATRRLPAPLKPSSPKMRPQTVSPQVNGPKQTPLRANHGIVQATNPTLSTTNLSFPGKQTPPVPSPRRINMKANERAVLRPSRPDGSTGVVNPKKMTNSPSPPLQPSPPSSAGLKRPSSAQRFRKMVLDYRQDDS; translated from the exons ATGGTGATGACAGAGCCGCTACCATATGATTTACAGGCCTTTGAGCCTCCTCCATCTCTGTGGAAATTGGTGCAAGAGAATGTGGCACAGGAAGAGAGAGGGGAAATCCGGGAGATTCTCGGTGACTCCCTGGTGGAACAGAGCCTGGAGCTCCATACAGAG GTTGAACTTTTGTTAGAAATATGGAGAGATTACAGAGAGGAAACCAATGGACTTATACCAAGGAGGAGGACTTTGCCAGAACCTCCGCAAGTCAGACAAAGTCTAGtgaatcatatcaaaattttagtcgGTAGTATAAAAGAGAAAGCCAAAGAGGAGGGAAG ACCCTCAGACTCAATATTTACAGATAGCAATAGTGAAGTTTTAGCCTATGTCATGCAGGAGAAGGTCAGAAAGG GCACTTCAAGTCCAAGCAATATGAAAAGACCATCGACAGCAACCAGTTCTAGAGATGGTAGAGAAACTCCATTGATGACGCCCTCTAGTGATGGAGATAT GTTATCGTTGTCATCCACCATCAGTGACCAAGTAGACTCTGTGAAAGAACAGTTGAATATCTTGAAAATAGATGAAGTTGTCCAGCAACTGAG ACTTACTCTAGAAGATGAAATTCAGACCTTACTGCGAGATATCGCATTTCTTCAAGACTGTCTTGAAGAAGAGTCAGATTTCAGGGCCAAGTCAGTCATGTCAGTACACAGGGaaccaacactgtcag ATTTGAAAGAGGAACGAGCCAAACTACAAAGAGTCGGTGAGAGTTCATTGCCAACCACACCACCTGGCAAAAGGTCCCTGCCAACAGTAGCCACAAG GAGACTTCCAGCACCCCTCAAACCAAGCAGCCCTAAGATGAGACCTCAGACCGTGTCACCACAAGTCAACGGACCCAAACAGACACCACTCAGAGCTAACCATGGCATAGTGCAGGCAACAAATCCCACTCTGTCAACAACAAATCTTTCATTTCCTGGCAAACAGACACCTCCTGTACCAAGCCCTAGAAGGATAAATATGAAAGCAAAC GAGAGAGCAGTACTCCGTCCAAGTCGACCCGATGGATCAACAGGAGTTGTTAACCccaaaaagatgacaaactcgCCATCGCCGCCACTTCAGCCATCGCCGCCTTCGTCTGCCGGTCTGAAGAGACCAAGCTCAGCGCAGAGATTCAGGAAAATGGTCTTGGATTATCGGCAAGACGACTCATAG